In Luteimonas viscosa, the following proteins share a genomic window:
- the yeiP gene encoding elongation factor P-like protein YeiP has product MKAYDIKKGNVVEHNGTVYQVRDIERSSPQGRGGNVRFRFIMYSVPGGNKLDASFDGDDSLTEVELQRRQATFSYKDGEAFVFLDDEDYTPYTLDADVIGDDAGYITDGLSGSYVQIIDEQPVALQLPQHVTLEVVETPPELKGGTATKRPKPATLNTGLEIMVPEYIVTGERVLVNTTTGEFGGRAD; this is encoded by the coding sequence ATGAAAGCCTACGACATCAAGAAGGGCAACGTCGTCGAACACAACGGCACCGTCTACCAGGTGCGCGACATCGAGCGCAGTTCGCCGCAGGGGCGCGGCGGCAACGTGCGCTTCCGCTTCATCATGTACAGCGTGCCGGGCGGCAACAAGCTCGACGCCAGCTTCGACGGCGACGACAGCCTGACCGAAGTCGAGTTGCAGCGCCGGCAGGCGACGTTCTCGTACAAGGATGGCGAGGCCTTCGTATTCCTCGACGACGAGGACTACACGCCCTACACGCTCGACGCCGATGTCATCGGCGACGATGCCGGCTACATCACCGACGGGCTCAGCGGCAGCTACGTGCAGATCATCGACGAGCAGCCGGTCGCGCTGCAGCTGCCGCAGCACGTGACCCTGGAAGTGGTCGAGACGCCGCCGGAACTCAAGGGCGGCACCGCGACCAAGCGGCCCAAGCCGGCGACGCTCAACACCGGCCTGGAGATCATGGTGCCGGAGTACATCGTCACCGGCGAACGCGTGCTGGTGAACACCACCACCGGCGAGTTCGGGGGCCGCGCGGACTGA
- a CDS encoding DUF4105 domain-containing protein produces the protein MRGLARPCLLAGLLACAAQAQASLRLEIDPAGLSPDQTAATRALVDQALGALPAAFRERLDRTVVLRWRDDLPRQVHGRTRNGRVDLRRSLLDDWMSRDVRAGHADPSARAALAAILHELAHVYDRSPRGGLSRDARLLDLAGWPVRPLRLGLRVSRNDMRDRSPDAYELHSPAEFVAVNLEHFLLDPGYACRRPALHRYFASHFATGAKAAAEDCAQALPFVAAADDAAALRMLDIDPARIQSVDYLFAEANERPMSRWGHSMLRLVVCAPGRARGPACRFDLQHHVVLSFRAFVDDVQISSWRGLTGSYPSRLFVLPLGQVVDEYTKVELRGLRSIPLRLDEAEIAGLLGRAAQVHWSYDGRYYFVGNNCAVETWKLLNDGVPRLARAPLRSITPTGLLRRLQREGIADASVLDDPAAALRDGYRFESLAGYFAGLFAIADARLDLPVDDAQAWFALDPATRTAWLERGDLRASAALLVLEQAALRREQAQAREALKQRFLRGDEDLSGAADALRELLADGAYAGRPSALLPDGYGLPQGGERKGLAVAVAQDDARLRGLRDGLHARAHQWLPETQRGRLERVEANLVLAGDHLRRLAEAASP, from the coding sequence GTGCGAGGCCTGGCCCGCCCGTGCCTGCTGGCGGGCCTGCTGGCCTGCGCCGCACAGGCACAGGCTTCCCTGCGGCTCGAGATCGATCCTGCCGGGCTCTCCCCGGATCAGACAGCGGCGACGCGGGCGCTGGTCGACCAGGCGCTCGGGGCGCTGCCAGCCGCGTTCCGCGAACGCCTCGACCGCACCGTCGTGCTGCGCTGGCGCGACGACCTCCCGCGGCAGGTGCATGGACGCACGCGCAATGGCCGTGTCGACCTGCGGCGATCGCTGCTCGACGACTGGATGTCGCGCGATGTTCGCGCGGGGCATGCGGATCCGTCGGCGCGCGCCGCGCTGGCGGCGATCCTGCACGAGCTCGCCCACGTCTACGACCGTTCCCCGCGCGGCGGCCTGTCGCGCGATGCGCGCCTGCTCGATCTCGCCGGCTGGCCGGTACGACCGCTGCGCCTGGGCCTGCGCGTCTCGCGCAACGACATGCGCGACCGCAGTCCCGACGCCTATGAACTGCATTCGCCGGCCGAATTCGTCGCGGTGAACCTCGAGCACTTCCTGCTCGATCCCGGATACGCCTGTCGACGACCCGCGCTGCACCGGTACTTCGCGTCGCATTTCGCTACCGGCGCGAAGGCCGCGGCGGAGGACTGTGCGCAGGCGCTGCCGTTCGTCGCGGCGGCCGACGATGCCGCCGCATTGCGCATGCTCGACATCGATCCGGCGCGTATCCAGTCCGTTGACTACCTGTTCGCGGAAGCCAACGAACGTCCGATGAGCCGCTGGGGTCACAGCATGCTGCGGCTGGTGGTGTGCGCGCCCGGACGGGCGCGGGGACCGGCTTGCCGGTTCGACCTGCAGCACCACGTCGTGCTCTCGTTCCGCGCCTTCGTCGACGACGTGCAGATCTCCAGCTGGCGCGGGCTGACCGGTTCCTATCCCTCGCGGCTGTTCGTGCTGCCGCTGGGACAGGTGGTCGACGAGTACACGAAGGTCGAGCTGCGCGGGTTGCGGTCGATTCCGCTGCGGTTGGACGAGGCCGAGATCGCCGGCCTGCTCGGACGCGCCGCGCAGGTGCACTGGAGCTACGACGGGCGCTACTACTTCGTCGGCAACAACTGCGCGGTCGAGACCTGGAAGCTGCTCAACGACGGAGTGCCGCGCCTGGCGCGGGCGCCGCTCCGCAGCATCACGCCCACCGGACTGCTGCGGCGCCTGCAGCGCGAGGGCATCGCCGACGCCTCGGTGCTGGACGATCCCGCGGCGGCGCTGCGCGACGGCTACCGATTCGAGTCGCTGGCAGGATATTTCGCCGGCCTGTTCGCCATTGCCGACGCGCGGCTGGACCTGCCGGTGGACGATGCGCAGGCGTGGTTCGCGCTGGACCCGGCGACGCGTACGGCCTGGCTCGAACGCGGCGACCTGCGCGCCTCCGCGGCGTTGCTGGTGCTGGAGCAGGCGGCGCTGCGGCGCGAGCAGGCGCAGGCGCGCGAGGCCCTGAAGCAGCGCTTCCTGCGTGGCGATGAAGACCTGTCCGGCGCTGCCGACGCCTTGCGCGAATTGCTGGCCGATGGCGCCTACGCCGGCCGTCCGTCGGCCCTGTTGCCGGACGGCTACGGGCTTCCGCAAGGCGGGGAGCGCAAGGGGCTGGCCGTCGCGGTGGCGCAGGACGACGCCAGGTTGCGCGGCTTGCGCGACGGCCTGCACGCGCGCGCGCACCAGTGGCTGCCGGAGACGCAGCGCGGCAGGCTGGAGCGGGTCGAGGCGAACCTCGTGCTGGCCGGCGACCATCTGCGCCGGCTGGCGGAGGCCGCGTCTCCGTAG
- a CDS encoding DUF2388 domain-containing protein, protein MMRALFSVLWLMLLAAPAYAGSFAGTSGGASSAGSSASSGSTSGDDKLVLEARDDAAMFVASDGAIRGVRLESALRHLRERDPGSRETSDLQLALAILAR, encoded by the coding sequence ATGATGCGAGCGTTGTTTTCGGTGCTGTGGCTGATGCTGCTTGCCGCGCCGGCGTATGCCGGCAGTTTCGCCGGCACCTCGGGCGGCGCCTCGTCGGCAGGCTCGTCGGCTTCGTCCGGCAGCACGTCGGGCGACGACAAGCTCGTGCTCGAGGCCCGCGACGACGCGGCGATGTTCGTCGCCAGCGACGGTGCGATCCGCGGCGTGAGGCTCGAGTCGGCGTTGCGCCACCTGCGCGAGCGCGACCCCGGCAGCCGCGAGACCAGCGACCTGCAGCTCGCGCTGGCGATCCTCGCCCGCTGA
- a CDS encoding PaaI family thioesterase, whose translation MIRDAESLAAFARGIFEAQAFSRLLGATLVRASAEDTEIRLPLRDELLQQHGFAHGGVLAYLADNAITFAGGMALGGNALTSEFKINYLRPATGEALVARAFAVSAGRRQAVCRCEIHALRAQAQALCAIAQGTVVPATAEARPEA comes from the coding sequence GTGATCCGGGACGCCGAGTCGCTGGCGGCGTTCGCGCGCGGGATCTTCGAGGCCCAGGCGTTCAGCCGCCTGCTCGGCGCCACCCTGGTTCGGGCTTCGGCCGAAGACACCGAGATCCGGCTGCCGCTGCGCGACGAGCTGTTGCAGCAGCATGGCTTCGCCCACGGGGGTGTGCTGGCCTATCTGGCGGACAACGCCATCACCTTCGCCGGGGGCATGGCGCTCGGCGGCAATGCGCTGACCTCCGAGTTCAAGATCAACTACCTGCGGCCGGCGACCGGCGAAGCGCTGGTTGCGCGCGCCTTCGCGGTGTCGGCCGGGCGGCGGCAGGCGGTCTGCCGCTGCGAGATCCATGCGCTTCGTGCGCAGGCGCAGGCGCTGTGCGCGATCGCCCAGGGGACGGTGGTGCCGGCGACGGCCGAGGCCCGACCGGAAGCGTGA